Proteins found in one Coffea eugenioides isolate CCC68of chromosome 5, Ceug_1.0, whole genome shotgun sequence genomic segment:
- the LOC113769871 gene encoding DExH-box ATP-dependent RNA helicase DExH12-like isoform X1, producing MPIGFRGRFQRLMGTRLMPSRARSLLRRSSRFLLKNRLKIVWCTRLARADGEEDRKKIEEEMVAQGPDHAAILEQLHSTRSRATAKERQKNLKKSIRDEAHRLKDKKGRGDGQRERMVLADREADGGWLSGERQLIDLDSLAFHQGGLFMANKRCELPGGSFRNQKKGYEEIHVPALKPKPLAPGEELIKISSMPAWAQPAFKGMMQLNRVQSKVYETALFSADNILLCAPTGAGKTNVAMLTILQQIALNRNQDGSFNHSNYKIVYVAPMKALVAEVVGNLSNRLQDYDVKVKELSGDQTLTRQQIEETQIIVTTPEKWDIITRKSGDRTYTQLVKLLIIDEIHLLHDNRGPVLESIVARSVRQIETTKEHIRLVGLSATLPNYEDISLFLRVDAKKGLFHFDNSYRPVSLAQQYVGISVKKPLQRFQLMNDVCYEKVINVAGKHQVLIFVHSRKDTARTARAIRDTALANDTLAKFLKEDSASREILQSHTELVKSNDLKDLLPYGFAIHHAGMVRADRQIVEDLFSGGHAQVLVSTATLAWGVNLPAHTVIIKGTEIYNPEKGAWTELSPLDVMQMLGRAGRPQFDTFGEGIIITRHSELQYYLSLMNQQLPIESQFLSKLADQLNAEIVLGSVQNAKEACTWLACTYLNLRMLRNPSLYGLAADDALAVDNMLEERRADLVHSAATLLHKNNLVKYDRKSGYFQVTDLGRIASNYYITHGTISTYNEHLKPTMGDIELCRLFGLSEEFRYVTVRQDEKVELGKLLDRVPIPIKESIEEPSAKINVLLQAYISQLKLEGLSLASDMVFITQSAGRLMRALFEIVLKRGWAKLTEKALKWCKMIDKRMWSVQTPLRQFHGIPNEILMNLEKKDLAWERYYDLSSQEIGELIRFPKMGRTLHKLIHQFPKLNLAAHVQPTTHSVLKVELTITPDFQWDDKVHGFVEPFWVIVEDNDGENVLHHEYFLLKKQHIDEDHTLDFTVSTHEPLPPQYFIRVVSDRWLGSQTVLPVSFRHLILPDKYPPPTELLELQPLPVRALRNPSYEALYQEFEHFNPVQTQVFTILYHSDDNILVAAPTGSGKTICAEFAILRNHQKGSESILRAVYIAPIEALAKERYNDWKRKFGDRLGMNVVELTGEIATDIKLLERGHIIISTPEKWDAVSRRWKQRKHVQQVSLFIVDELHLIGGRGGPILEVIVSRMRYIASQLENKIRIVALSTSLANAKDLGEWIGANSHGLFNFPPGVRPVPLDIHVQGIDAANFEARMQAMTKLTYTAIVKHAKKGKPAIVFVPARKHARLTAVDLMTYARVDTDKIMFLLQSAGDLEPFIDRIKEPTLKETLRYGVGYLQEGLTGTDQDIVKTLFETGGIQVCVMSSSMSWGVALSAHLVVIMGTRHYDGRENAHRDYPVTDLLQMMGHANRPLVDNLGKCVIFCHAPRKEYYKKFLYEAFPVESHLHHYLHDNLNAEVVVKAIQNKQDAVDYLTWTFMYRRLTQNPNYYNLQGVNHRHLSDHLSELVENTISDLEASKCVLVEDDFLLSPLNLGRIASYYYVSYSTIERFSSSLNSKTKLKGLLDILASASEYEQLPVRPGEEELIRRLINHQRFSFDNSKCTDPQVKADALLQAHFSRQLLGGNLASDQQEVLIFAPRLLQAMVDVISSNGWLTLALLAMEVSQMVPQGMWERDSVLLQLPHFTKELAQKCQENPGKSIETVFDLVEMEDDERRELLQMSESQLLDIARFCNRFPNIDLAYDVPDRDNVRAGENIKVHVTLERDLEGRTEIGPVDAPRYPQVKEEGWWLVVGDPKTDQLLAIKTVTFQRKSTVRLDFDAPAEAGRRNYMLYFMSDSYLGCDQEYSFIIDVKEAATQEDSGRE from the exons ATGCCTATTGGCTTCAGAGGAAGATTTCAGAGGCTTATGGGGACCAGATTGATGCCCAGCAGAGCCAGAAGCTTGCTGAGGAGATCCTCGAGATTCTTACTGAAG AACCGGCTGAAGATAGTTTGGTGCACTCGTTTGGCAAGGGCTGATGGCGAAGAGGATAGGAAGAAAATTGAGGAGGAGATGGTAGCGCAGGGGCCAGATCATGCTGCAATTCTGGAACAGTTGCACAGCACCCGGTCCAGGGCTACTGCAAAAGAGAGGCAGAAGAACCTGAAGAAGAGCATTAGAGATGAGGCACACCGATTGAAGGATAAGAAAGGACGAGGAGATGGGCAACGAGAAAGAATGGTGTTAGCCGATAGAGAAGCTGATGGTGGTTGGCTGTCAGGGGAACGTCAGTTAATTGATCTTGACAGCCTTGCTTTCCACCAGGGAGGTCTTTTTATGGCAAATAAGAGGTGTGAGCTTCCAGGAGGTTCTTTCAGGAATCAAAAGAAGGGATATGAAGAAATTCATGTACCAGCCTTGAAGCCGAAGCCATTAGCACCTGGTGAAGAACTAATAAAGATCTCTTCCATGCCTGCCTGGGCGCAGCCGGCTTTCAAAGGAATGATGCAGTTAAACAGGGTTCAAAGTAAAGTTTATGAAACTGCCCTTTTTAGTGCAGATAATATTCTTTTATGTGCTCCCACTGGTGCAGGGAAGACCAATGTTGCTATGCTCACCATCCTTCAGCAGATTGCTTTGAATAGAAATCAAGATGGTTCTTTTAACCACAGCAATTACAAAATTGTCTATGTTGCTCCAATGAAGGCATTAGTTGCTGAAGTGGTCGGTAACCTCTCCAATCGTCTCCAGGATTATGATGTCAAGGTGAAAGAGCTGAGCGGAGACCAGACACTGACGCGTCAACAGATTGAAGAGACTCAGATCATTGTTACAACACCCGAGAAGTGGGATATAATAACCAGGAAATCAGGTGACCGCACCTACACCCAGCTTGTGAAACTGCTAATCATTGATGAGATACATCTGTTGCATGATAACCGAGGTCCTGTACTGGAGAGTATTGTTGCAAGAAGTGTTAGACAGATTGAGACCACCAAAGAGCACATAAGGTTGGTGGGCTTGTCAGCAACACTTCCAAACTATGAAGATATATCTTTGTTCTTGCGCGTTGATGCTAAGAAAGGTCTCTTTCACTTTGACAATAGCTATAGACCCGTTTCTCTTGCGCAACAGTATGTAGGAATCTCCGTAAAGAAGCCGCTGCAGAGATTTCAGTTGATGAATGATGTGTGCTATGAGAAAGTAATCAATGTTGCAGGAAAGCATCAGGTGCTTATTTTCGTGCACTCCAGGAAAGACACTGCCAGGACAGCTCGTGCAATACGTGATACTGCACTTGCTAATGATACTCTTGCTAAATTCTTAAAAGAGGACAGTGCAAGCCGTGAAATTCTTCAGAGTCACACGGAGCTTGTCAAGAGCAATGATCTCAAGGACTTGCTACCTTATGGTTTTGCAATTCATCATGCTGGTATGGTCAGAGCTGATCGTCAAATTGTCGAGGATCTTTTTTCTGGTGGGCATGCACAAGTGTTGGTTTCCACGGCTACTCTAGCGTGGGGTGTCAATTTACCAGCTCATACTGTGATTATAAAAGGTACCGAGATATACAATCCTGAAAAGGGAGCGTGGACTGAACTAAGCCCCCTTGATGTTATGCAGATGCTTGGCCGTGCCGGAAGGCCTCAATTTGACACTTTTGGGGAAGGAATTATTATAACCCGACATAGTGAGCTACAGTATTATCTGTCTTTGATGAATCAGCAGCTTCCCATTGAAAGCCAGTTTCTGTCGAAGTTAGCTGATCAGTTGAATGCAGAAATTGTCCTTGGAAGCGTTCAGAATGCTAAAGAAGCTTGCACTTGGCTCGCTTGTACTTATCTTAATCTTCGCATGCTTCGGAATCCTAGTCTTTATGGTTTAGCTGCTGATGATGCCCTTGCTGTTGATAATATGTTGGAAGAAAGGAGAGCTGATCTGGTACATTCAGCAGCAACACTATTGCACAAGAATAACCTAGTGAAATATGACAGGAAAAGTGGATATTTCCAGGTCACTGACTTGGGACGCATTGCCAGCAATTACTACATAACTCATGGAACAATTTCTACATACAATGAGCACTTGAAGCCAACCATGGGGGACATTGAGCTTTGTCGTCTgtttggccttagtgaagaatTTAGGTATGTGACAGTGAGACAAGATGAGAAGGTTGAATTGGGAAAGCTTCTGGACCGAGTCCCTATTCCTATCAAAGAGAGTATTGAGGAGCCTAGTGCCAAGATTAATGTTCTTCTTCAGGCATACATTTCGCAACTGAAGCTTGAAGGTCTCTCTTTGGCATCTGACATGGTGTTTATTACCCAGAGTGCTGGGCGTCTTATGAGAGCATTGTTTGAGATTGTTCTAAAGAGAGGATGGGCCAAATTAACAGAGAAGGCATTGAAGTGGTGCAAAATGATTGACAAGAGAATGTGGAGTGTCCAGACACCACTCCGTCAATTTCATGGGAttccaaatgaaattttgatgaatttggAGAAGAAAGATCTGGCTTGGGAAAGATACTACGACCTCTCCTCACAGGAGATAGGAGAACTCATCCGTTTTCCTAAGATGGGGAGAACTCTCCACAAGTTGATTCATCAATTCCCAAAGCTTAACTTGGCGGCTCATGTCCAACCAACCACTCACTCAGTTTTGAAGGTTGAGCTCACCATTACACCTGATTTCCAATGGGACGACAAAGTACATGGATTTGTGGAACCATTTTGGGTAATTGTGGAGGATAATGACGGGGAAAATGTTCTCCATCATGAATATTTCTTGCTAAAGAAACAACATATCGATGAGGATCATACTTTGGATTTCACAGTCTCAACGCATGAACCACTGCCTCCCCAGTACTTCATTCGCGTTGTGTCAGATCGATGGCTTGGGTCACAGACTGTCTTACCTGTTTCTTTCAGGCACCTGATTCTGCCAGATAAATATCCTCCTCCCACAGAGTTATTAGAATTGCAACCCTTGCCTGTGAGAGCTCTAAGAAATCCATCTTATGAAGCTCTATATCAAGAGTTTGAGCACTTTAATCCTGTCCAAACTCAGGTTTTCACTATCCTGTACCACTCGGATGACAATATCTTAGTAGCTGCACCCACTGGTAGTGGAAAGACAATATGTGCAGAATTTGCCATATTGAGAAATCACCAAAAAGGTTCTGAAAGTATCCTGCGTGCTGTGTACATTGCTCCTATTGAGGCTCTTGCTAAGGAGCGGTATAATGACTGGAAAAGGAAGTTTGGAGATAGGCTAGGGATGAATGTGGTTGAATTAACTGGTGAGATAGCGACAGATATCAAACTGCTTGAAAGAGGTCATATAATTATTAGCACTCCAGAGAAATGGGATGCTGTATCTCGCCGTTGGAAACAGAGGAAGCATGTTCAGCAAGTTAGTCTTTTCATTGTTGATGAACTCCATCTGATTGGGGGCCGGGGTGGGCCTATTTTGGAGGTTATAGTTTCTAGAATGAGATATATTGCAAGTCAGCTTGAGAACAAGATCAGGATTGTAGCTTTATCAACTTCTCTTGCTAATGCCAAAGATTTGGGAGAATGGATTGGAGCGAACTCTCATGGTCTTTTCAACTTTCCTCCAGGTGTGCGACCTGTACCCTTGGACATACATGTTCAGGGCATTGATGCTGCTAATTTTGAAGCCAGGATGCAGGCCATGACAAAACTCACTTATACTGCTATTGTCAAACACGCCAAGAAAGGGAAACCTGCAATTGTGTTTGTTCCTGCCAGGAAGCATGCCCGCTTGACTGCTGTGGATCTGATGACTTATGCAAGGGTGGACACCGACAAAATAATGTTCCTTTTACAGTCTGCAGGAGATTTGGAACCTTTCATTGATAGAATTAAAGAACCTACATTGAAAGAGACGCTTCGGTATGGTGTGGGTTATTTGCAGGAGGGCTTAACTGGTACTGATCAAGATATAGTCAAGACTCTGTTTGAAACTGGAGGGATTCAAGTGTGTGTTATGAGTAGTTCAATGTCTTGGGGAGTGGCCTTGTCTGCACATCTAGTGGTGATTATGGGCACTCGACATTATGATGGCAGAGAAAATGCTCATAGAGACTACCCTGTTACTGATTTGCTGCAGATGATGGGTCATGCCAATCGACCTCTTGTTGATAACTTGGGGAAATGTGTAATCTTCTGTCATGCGCCACGTAAGGAGTACTACAAGAAGTTCTTATATGAAGCATTCCCAGTTGAAAGCCATTTGCATCATTATCTGCATGACAATTTGAATGCTGAGGTGGTTGTCAAGGCCATACAAAACAAGCAGGACGCTGTGGATTATCTAACATGGACATTCATGTATAGGAGGCTCACCCAGAATCCAAACTACTATAATTTGCAGGGTGTTAATCACAGACATTTATCTGATCAcctgtcagagcttgttgaaaACACAATAAGTGATCTTGAAGCAAGTAAATGTGTTCTTGTTGAAGATGATTTCTTACTTTCACCTTTAAATCTTGGCAGGATAGCATCGTACTACTATGTGAGTTACAGCACAATTGAACGTTTTAGTTCTTCTTTGAACTCCAAAACCAAATTGAAGGGTTTACTGGATATCTTGGCTTCAGCTTCAGAGTATGAACAACTTCCAGTTAGACCAGGTGAAGAAGAGCTGATTAGGAGGTTGATTAATCACCAACGTTTCTCATTTGATAACTCAAAATGTACTGATCCTCAGGTCAAAGCTGATGCTTTGCTGCAAGCTCACTTCTCTCGGCAACTTTTAGGTGGAAATTTGGCATCTGACCAGCAAGAGGTGCTTATTTTTGCTCCAAGGTTGCTCCAAGCCATGGTTGATGTTATTTCCAGCAATGGTTGGCTTACTCTTGCCCTTCTCGCGATGGAAGTGAGTCAGATGGTACCTCAGGGCATGTGGGAGCGCGATTCCGTGCTCCTGCAACTCCCACATTTTACCAAGGAATTGGCACAAAAGTGCCAAGAGAACCCTGGAAAGAGTATAGAGACAGTTTTTGATTTGGTGGAAATGGAGGACGATGAAAGGCGCGAGCTTTTGCAGATGTCCGAGTCGCAGTTGTTGGATATTGCACGATTCTGTAACCGTTTCCCTAACATTGATTTAGCATATGATGTTCCTGACAGGGATAATGTGAGGGCTGGAGAAAACATTAAGGTGCATGTAACTCTGGAAAGAGATCTTGAGGGGAGAACAGAAATTGGACCTGTTGATGCTCCTAGATATCCCCAAGTTAAGGAAGAAGGATGGTGGCTTGTGGTTGGTGACCCTAAAACTGACCAATTGCTTGCCATTAAGACGGTTACCTTTCAGAGGAAGTCCACAGTCAGACTCGATTTTGATGCTCCCGCTGAAGCTGGAAGAAGGAATTACATGCTATATTTCATGAGTGACTCCTATTTGGGATGTGACCAGGAATATAGTTTTATCATTGATGTGAAAGAGGCAGCAACTCAAGAAGATAGCGGAAGAGAATGA